Proteins from one Oscillatoria nigro-viridis PCC 7112 genomic window:
- a CDS encoding dynamin family protein: MQRPEIYQDLTDYLKSALGILELDKNSQLYRDTTSICNYLAKPTFQIAVFGPFNYGKSTLLNAMLGNRTLPIDLVPTTGAAIYVNYGEELHAKITLKDGTEISEPGTDVLKRYAILDDARQMRDDVAAVNVYCPHPFLQTGVELLDLPGTNDREEQDNLVRDKLLTADLVVQVLDARKLMTLGERENLRDWLSDRNINTVLFVANFLNLLEPDEQKQVYNRLLFVAESFRSNLPNNISNIYRVDALPALRARLKGDVAAAQTTGIAAFESALQSIVAAQQEQLTVKLPRIEAIATKIGHSLRAKAETVTAEIAAAQKKHKDKIEIQQKAEKLISKGFQASVSDFEIWLYQPTLLQRYQSEMALSLQEGSFDAWKLKFQREVLHQQQTIAEWVNKACEFFEKEQPIALLISFPPSPQVTLPEPPPPPPQKSIDSEVAPVAIATGLGWLLGGPVGAAVVGGASYILNKRTGNEKPPESSEAYLNQVTEICSEAAKNYLARFSTDTFSMLQHYKEIAGKVICFQDSKEPLNMNVQQYQLQLINNLIENLEAELDRIKVI, encoded by the coding sequence ATGCAACGACCCGAAATTTATCAAGACCTGACCGACTATCTCAAATCAGCACTCGGTATTCTCGAACTTGACAAAAACTCCCAACTGTATCGAGATACCACCTCAATCTGCAACTATCTCGCCAAACCAACTTTTCAAATTGCTGTCTTTGGCCCGTTTAATTACGGCAAGTCAACTTTGCTCAATGCAATGCTGGGAAATCGTACTTTGCCGATCGACCTTGTGCCCACTACAGGTGCTGCCATTTATGTCAACTACGGCGAGGAATTGCACGCAAAAATTACCCTGAAAGACGGCACGGAAATTAGCGAACCGGGGACTGATGTTTTGAAACGCTACGCCATCCTTGACGACGCCAGACAAATGCGGGATGATGTGGCCGCCGTGAATGTTTACTGTCCCCATCCATTCCTGCAAACCGGTGTGGAATTGCTGGATTTGCCGGGAACCAATGACCGCGAAGAACAGGATAATTTGGTTCGCGATAAATTGCTAACGGCTGATTTAGTTGTGCAGGTTTTAGATGCTCGGAAATTGATGACTTTAGGCGAACGGGAGAACTTGAGAGATTGGTTGAGCGATCGCAACATCAACACTGTACTCTTTGTTGCCAATTTTCTCAATCTACTCGAACCAGACGAGCAAAAACAAGTTTACAATCGCTTGTTGTTTGTTGCCGAAAGTTTTCGCTCGAACTTGCCGAACAATATCAGCAATATCTACCGCGTCGATGCTTTGCCGGCTTTGAGGGCGAGGCTGAAAGGAGATGTGGCGGCCGCCCAAACTACAGGAATTGCCGCGTTTGAATCGGCTTTGCAAAGTATTGTGGCAGCTCAACAGGAACAACTAACAGTTAAGTTGCCCAGAATTGAAGCTATAGCTACTAAAATTGGCCACTCTCTCCGAGCTAAAGCTGAAACTGTCACCGCAGAAATAGCCGCAGCTCAAAAAAAGCACAAAGACAAAATTGAAATTCAACAAAAAGCTGAAAAACTGATATCAAAAGGCTTTCAAGCCAGCGTTTCCGATTTCGAGATTTGGCTTTACCAGCCGACACTTTTGCAGCGGTATCAATCGGAAATGGCGCTGTCGCTCCAGGAAGGAAGTTTTGATGCGTGGAAGCTAAAATTTCAGCGAGAGGTCTTACATCAGCAGCAAACCATCGCAGAATGGGTAAATAAAGCTTGCGAATTCTTTGAGAAAGAACAGCCGATCGCACTTTTGATTTCCTTTCCTCCATCCCCGCAAGTCACCTTGCCGGAACCGCCGCCACCTCCACCTCAAAAGTCGATCGACAGCGAAGTGGCTCCAGTGGCGATCGCCACCGGCTTAGGTTGGCTGTTGGGCGGGCCTGTGGGAGCCGCAGTAGTCGGCGGTGCTAGCTATATTTTGAATAAAAGAACTGGGAATGAAAAGCCGCCTGAATCGTCCGAAGCTTATCTAAATCAAGTAACGGAAATTTGCAGCGAGGCTGCTAAAAACTATCTCGCTCGCTTTAGCACCGATACTTTTTCCATGCTGCAACACTACAAGGAAATCGCTGGAAAAGTTATCTGTTTTCAAGACAGCAAAGAGCCATTAAATATGAATGTTCAACAGTACCAGTTACAGTTAATAAATAATTTAATCGAGAACTTAGAAGCAGAATTGGACCGAATAAAAGTCATATAA
- a CDS encoding dynamin family protein has translation MNLKVETSNFLNDLERVAAVRREIAARLSNIATAINQSELAGGEASGKLGLETDNADIDVASKNLRQGVFRLLVLGDMKRGKSTFLNALIGENLLPSDVNPCTALLTILRYGSEKKVTVYFNDGKSPKQLDFKSFKQNYTIDPAEAKRLEEEKKPAFPDIDCAVVEYPLPLLEKGIEIVDSPGLNDTEARNELSLGYINNCHAILFVLRATQPCTMGERRYLENYIKNRGLSIFFLINAWDQVRESLIDPDDPEELAEAEGKLRRVFQANLAEYCLTEGHDIYDERVFAITSIKALRLRMKNPDADLAGTGFPEFMAALNTFLTQERAISELRPARTLARQISARVREAVGRRLPLLDRDVNELKEKINSVEPEFKKLTQIRDEFQQEIIEVRDSKSRAIADSFRTYVLKLENTFETDFLRYQPELRFLDFFSQGKREAFEASLRQALEQYINDKLAAWTLTAEQEMNSAFSQLSQSAANYGASYTKVTEKITEKLTGQKIPAVVSNSNEDNSPAWAKWAMGLFSLTTGNLAGVAMAGAGFDWKNILLNLITVLSVSTILASLTGIVLGPLYLALLGLGVGVLQADGARKELVKAAKKELVKYLPQVAQEQWQPIHDAVKECFDVYGREVGDRMNADINSRKAELDNLLKQKESREINCQAESQRLKKLEADVSAESQSIESLYQCFLASAK, from the coding sequence ATGAACCTTAAAGTAGAAACTAGCAACTTTCTCAACGATTTAGAGCGAGTAGCCGCCGTCCGCCGAGAAATTGCCGCTCGCCTCAGCAACATCGCGACAGCCATCAACCAATCAGAATTAGCAGGAGGAGAAGCATCGGGAAAACTCGGTTTAGAAACAGACAACGCCGACATTGATGTCGCCAGTAAAAACTTGCGCCAAGGAGTCTTTCGGCTGCTAGTGCTAGGCGACATGAAACGCGGTAAAAGCACTTTTCTCAATGCGTTAATCGGCGAAAACTTACTGCCCAGCGATGTCAATCCCTGTACAGCTTTGCTGACGATTTTGCGCTACGGTTCCGAAAAAAAAGTTACCGTTTATTTTAATGATGGCAAAAGCCCAAAACAGCTAGATTTTAAAAGTTTTAAACAGAATTACACAATTGACCCCGCTGAGGCAAAACGCTTAGAAGAAGAAAAGAAACCAGCATTTCCAGATATCGATTGCGCCGTAGTAGAATATCCCTTACCTTTGCTGGAAAAAGGCATAGAAATAGTAGACAGTCCCGGACTGAACGATACAGAAGCCCGCAATGAATTATCTCTCGGTTACATCAACAACTGCCACGCTATTTTGTTTGTACTCAGGGCAACTCAGCCTTGCACAATGGGTGAAAGACGCTATCTAGAAAATTACATCAAAAATCGCGGCTTGAGCATTTTCTTTCTGATTAATGCTTGGGATCAGGTGCGAGAAAGTTTGATTGACCCGGACGATCCTGAAGAATTAGCAGAAGCAGAAGGGAAACTGCGGCGGGTTTTTCAAGCTAATTTGGCTGAATATTGTTTAACAGAAGGACACGATATTTACGACGAGCGAGTGTTTGCAATTACCTCAATTAAGGCGCTCAGGTTGCGGATGAAAAACCCGGATGCGGACTTGGCAGGAACTGGTTTTCCCGAGTTTATGGCGGCACTGAATACGTTTTTGACCCAGGAAAGGGCGATTTCAGAATTGCGTCCGGCGAGGACTCTGGCGCGTCAAATTTCTGCTCGCGTCCGCGAAGCTGTTGGGCGCAGACTACCATTACTCGATCGCGATGTCAATGAGTTGAAGGAAAAAATTAATTCAGTTGAGCCGGAGTTTAAAAAGCTGACTCAGATTCGCGATGAATTTCAACAAGAAATTATCGAAGTTAGAGATAGTAAATCGCGGGCGATCGCAGATTCTTTCCGCACCTACGTTCTCAAATTAGAAAATACCTTTGAAACAGACTTTTTGCGGTATCAACCGGAACTGAGATTTCTGGATTTCTTCAGCCAAGGCAAGCGAGAAGCTTTTGAAGCATCGCTCAGACAAGCATTAGAACAGTACATCAACGACAAATTAGCAGCTTGGACTCTCACGGCAGAACAAGAGATGAATTCAGCCTTTTCGCAGCTATCGCAAAGTGCGGCAAATTACGGAGCATCTTACACGAAAGTGACTGAAAAAATTACCGAAAAACTAACGGGTCAAAAAATACCAGCAGTAGTCAGTAACTCGAACGAAGATAACTCGCCAGCTTGGGCAAAATGGGCGATGGGATTGTTCTCGTTAACGACCGGAAATCTGGCAGGCGTAGCAATGGCAGGAGCGGGTTTTGACTGGAAAAATATCCTGCTAAATTTAATTACTGTGTTAAGCGTTAGTACGATTCTTGCTAGTTTGACGGGGATTGTTTTAGGGCCGCTGTACTTGGCTTTGTTGGGGTTGGGTGTTGGGGTTTTGCAAGCAGACGGAGCTCGCAAAGAGTTGGTGAAAGCGGCGAAAAAAGAGCTAGTGAAATATCTGCCGCAGGTGGCTCAAGAGCAGTGGCAGCCGATTCACGATGCTGTGAAAGAGTGTTTTGATGTTTACGGGCGAGAAGTGGGCGATCGCATGAATGCTGATATTAATTCTCGGAAAGCTGAGTTAGATAATTTGCTCAAACAAAAGGAATCTCGCGAGATTAATTGTCAGGCTGAATCGCAGCGGTTGAAAAAATTGGAGGCTGATGTTTCTGCCGAGTCGCAGAGTATTGAATCGCTATATCAATGTTTCCTAGCATCCGCTAAATGA
- a CDS encoding pentapeptide repeat-containing protein → MQKLSAEELLAQYAEGQRNFNAVDLSENNLFQAELTEINLSGSVLRRAYLPYGNLTQANLYKTDLQDAELGDIQLYQANLSEATLSRANLSRANLRHANLQGANLQKANLQGADLYNADLTNADLRYADLSRANLEKAKLSKAQLAGCNLFRSRLVDLSEAECDRTTIGPEGY, encoded by the coding sequence ATGCAAAAGCTAAGCGCTGAGGAATTGCTTGCTCAGTATGCTGAGGGCCAGCGAAACTTTAACGCCGTTGACTTAAGTGAAAATAACTTGTTTCAAGCAGAGTTGACAGAAATAAATCTTTCTGGTAGCGTTCTGAGGCGAGCTTATTTGCCCTACGGAAATTTGACTCAAGCCAATCTTTATAAAACTGATTTGCAAGATGCTGAATTGGGCGACATTCAACTTTATCAAGCTAACTTGTCGGAAGCAACTTTATCAAGAGCAAACTTATCAAGAGCAAATTTGCGTCACGCCAATTTGCAAGGTGCTAATTTGCAGAAAGCCAATTTGCAAGGTGCGGATTTGTACAATGCAGATTTGACGAATGCCGATTTGAGATATGCGGATTTGAGCCGAGCTAATTTGGAGAAAGCAAAGTTAAGCAAAGCTCAATTAGCGGGCTGCAACTTATTTCGATCGCGCTTGGTTGATTTGTCGGAAGCGGAGTGCGATCGCACTACCATCGGCCCCGAAGGATATTGA
- a CDS encoding SagB/ThcOx family dehydrogenase yields the protein MPEHPLSIAQHYHERTKYDPETIAAKSKQLDWTEQPVPFKEYKIGAYFDLKPYLKDLSEDADADPDAAWWHRLSSLLLCSYGLTAKVQTVDDSYLYLRSAPSAGGLYPAEIYLISRGTAQLPAGLYNYQCRTHSLVHFWDSQVWPALQAACFQSPALENTQLAIAITTVFFRSSWRYEDRAYRRIFLDTGHLLSNIELACAVNDYRPHLIGGFADEAVNELLYIDSEQEGAICVVALADLLDIDQNLPKFKTALPGNTTTDYPKISEGQLLKYLHKATHLESDPTGSDGWKLDESEGVLEDKYNFPFCTKVSTVTPSIPWGVNLETLENTMLKRRSTRAYTGASLSLGELLAMLDFTYQPQHYIDQGLDGYPDYFDLSLIETFIAVSGVHGLEEGCYYYAPKAQELRQIRFKNFRRELHFLCLGQDLGRDAGALLFHTADLNRAVAKYGDRVYRYLHMDAGHLGQRLNLAAMQLRLGVSGIGGFFDDRVNDVLGIPAGEAVLYITSLGRPRS from the coding sequence ATGCCAGAACATCCTCTCTCCATTGCTCAGCACTACCACGAACGGACAAAATACGACCCTGAAACCATTGCTGCTAAAAGTAAACAGCTAGATTGGACAGAGCAACCTGTGCCTTTCAAAGAATATAAAATTGGAGCGTATTTTGACCTCAAGCCTTATCTAAAAGACCTCTCGGAGGATGCCGATGCCGATCCCGATGCCGCTTGGTGGCATCGGTTATCTAGCTTGTTGCTGTGCAGCTACGGGTTGACGGCGAAAGTGCAGACGGTAGACGACAGCTACCTGTATTTGCGATCTGCACCGTCGGCGGGTGGACTCTACCCAGCAGAGATTTATTTAATCTCCCGTGGCACTGCCCAGTTGCCGGCCGGACTCTACAACTATCAGTGCAGAACTCATTCACTTGTTCATTTTTGGGACAGTCAAGTTTGGCCGGCATTGCAAGCAGCTTGTTTCCAGTCGCCAGCGCTAGAAAATACCCAATTGGCGATCGCCATTACCACTGTTTTTTTCCGTTCTTCTTGGCGTTACGAAGACAGAGCTTATCGGCGAATTTTTCTAGACACCGGTCATTTATTGAGCAATATCGAGTTAGCTTGCGCCGTCAACGATTACCGACCTCACCTGATTGGAGGATTCGCCGACGAAGCTGTCAATGAATTACTTTACATTGACTCGGAGCAAGAAGGAGCGATTTGTGTAGTTGCTTTAGCCGACTTGCTAGATATTGACCAAAACTTGCCTAAATTTAAAACAGCTTTGCCCGGAAACACCACGACAGATTACCCGAAAATTTCCGAAGGTCAACTGTTAAAATACCTCCACAAAGCCACGCATTTAGAATCAGACCCTACCGGATCTGACGGCTGGAAACTTGATGAAAGTGAAGGGGTACTAGAGGATAAATACAACTTTCCATTTTGTACTAAAGTTTCGACGGTCACTCCTTCGATTCCTTGGGGAGTAAACCTGGAAACTTTAGAAAACACTATGCTCAAAAGGCGTTCGACCCGTGCTTATACAGGTGCTTCTTTGAGCTTGGGCGAACTGCTAGCTATGCTGGATTTTACTTACCAGCCGCAGCACTATATCGACCAAGGATTAGACGGTTATCCAGACTATTTCGATCTGAGTTTGATCGAGACTTTTATTGCCGTTTCGGGAGTGCATGGGTTAGAAGAAGGCTGTTACTATTACGCTCCGAAAGCTCAAGAATTGCGGCAAATTCGGTTTAAAAATTTCCGCAGGGAACTGCATTTTTTGTGTTTGGGGCAAGACTTGGGCAGAGATGCGGGGGCGCTGTTGTTTCATACGGCCGATTTGAACAGGGCTGTAGCAAAATATGGCGATCGAGTTTACCGCTATTTGCACATGGACGCGGGTCATTTGGGCCAGCGGTTGAATTTAGCAGCTATGCAACTGCGTTTGGGTGTCAGCGGTATCGGGGGCTTTTTTGACGATCGCGTCAATGACGTTCTAGGTATTCCCGCGGGTGAAGCTGTGCTTTATATTACAAGTCTGGGAAGACCTCGATCGTGA
- the mnmE gene encoding tRNA uridine-5-carboxymethylaminomethyl(34) synthesis GTPase MnmE, translating into MSESLTTGGTIAAIATAIVPQQGSVGIVRVSGSAALKIAETLFCAPGRQIWESHRILYGHIRRPQTQELVDEALLLIMKAPRSFTREDVVEFHCHGGIMAVQQVLQLCLENGARLAGPGEFSLRAFLNGRLDLTQAESIADLVGAKSPAAAQSALAGLQGKLAQPIRQLRTTCLDVLAEIEARIDFEEDLPPLDEAKTSLEINHVLEALSTILATADRGELLRTGLKVAIVGRPNVGKSSLLNAWSKSDRAIVTDLPGTTRDVVESQLVVGGIPVQVLDTAGIRETEDKVEKIGVERSRAAAKQADLVLLTIDAESGWTEGDSEIYEQVKHRQLIIIINKIDLVKTIPELPFSSEIHPIVAAAAALDRGIEDLETAILDAVSGGNLQAANSDLAINQRQAAALTRAKISLEQCTDTISNKLPLDFWTIDLRGAIQALGEVTGEEVTESVLDRIFSRFCIGK; encoded by the coding sequence ATGTCTGAATCATTAACAACAGGAGGAACGATCGCAGCGATCGCCACTGCCATAGTTCCCCAACAAGGCAGCGTCGGCATTGTGCGAGTTTCCGGTTCCGCAGCCTTAAAAATTGCCGAAACTCTGTTTTGCGCCCCAGGACGGCAAATTTGGGAGTCTCACCGCATTCTTTACGGCCACATCCGCCGCCCCCAAACTCAAGAATTAGTCGATGAAGCTTTGCTGCTAATCATGAAAGCACCGCGTTCTTTTACTCGCGAAGATGTGGTCGAATTTCACTGTCACGGCGGTATTATGGCCGTGCAGCAAGTCTTGCAGTTGTGTTTGGAAAATGGGGCGAGATTGGCCGGGCCGGGAGAGTTTTCGCTGCGGGCTTTTTTGAACGGAAGGCTCGATTTAACTCAAGCTGAAAGTATTGCAGATTTGGTGGGAGCAAAATCGCCCGCTGCTGCACAAAGTGCTTTGGCCGGTTTGCAAGGAAAATTAGCGCAGCCAATTCGCCAATTGAGAACAACTTGTTTGGACGTGCTGGCAGAAATTGAGGCAAGAATTGATTTTGAGGAAGATTTGCCGCCTTTAGATGAAGCTAAAACATCTTTGGAAATAAATCATGTTTTGGAGGCATTGTCAACAATTTTGGCAACCGCAGATCGCGGAGAATTGTTGAGAACTGGTTTAAAAGTAGCGATTGTCGGGCGGCCGAATGTGGGAAAATCGAGTTTGTTGAATGCGTGGAGTAAGAGCGATCGCGCGATCGTCACGGATTTGCCCGGTACGACGCGGGACGTGGTAGAATCCCAGCTAGTTGTGGGCGGAATTCCGGTGCAGGTGCTCGATACTGCGGGCATTCGAGAAACCGAAGACAAGGTAGAAAAAATTGGCGTTGAGCGATCGCGCGCCGCAGCAAAACAAGCCGATTTAGTGCTGTTGACAATTGATGCGGAATCTGGTTGGACGGAAGGCGATTCGGAAATTTACGAACAAGTAAAGCACCGCCAGCTAATTATAATTATCAACAAAATTGACTTAGTAAAAACCATCCCCGAACTACCTTTTTCCTCGGAAATTCACCCAATAGTTGCCGCAGCCGCCGCCCTCGATCGAGGCATAGAAGACTTAGAAACAGCAATCTTAGATGCCGTCAGCGGGGGAAATTTGCAAGCAGCAAACTCAGACTTAGCAATCAACCAGCGGCAAGCAGCGGCGTTAACCCGAGCTAAAATTTCTCTGGAACAGTGCACGGATACTATTAGCAATAAATTGCCTTTAGATTTCTGGACAATAGATTTGCGCGGGGCAATTCAAGCATTGGGGGAAGTTACGGGCGAAGAAGTGACAGAATCAGTGCTCGACCGAATATTTAGCAGGTTTTGCATTGGCAAATAG
- a CDS encoding tetratricopeptide repeat protein, which yields MIGQLLDRRYRIIKVTDSSEVGKTYLAADTHRPGYPQCTVREMRLPGTSSQTPELVKVIFQRNAEIIEKLGKHDKIPELLAYFEENQSLYLIEEFIAGSPLSQELIPGKPWDEDQVIGLLSEILEILVFIHEKGFIHRRIQPDRAIRRESDGKFVLVDFSLDKEINPELANCHLLAQTSPNSIKWHEAKTEDLAAQELYVPIEQLSGNPRYNSDIYALGTIAQLAVTGLSPKELSALKHNKNEIAWRNRATCSAALADMIDRMVRPDCEERYQEAAEVLADLKQIAVKLEVEPPPATIITDAMSQLRRQSQTKLLLLAATAAALILTAVIISFWQSQNPARSKEWLARGVTKAQQGDTTGAIADYTQAIALNASDAESYYKRANARYDTGATEQAIEDYTQAIKVNPSHTKALYNRGMARLDIGDKRGAVEDFTQVVRLNPSDGEAYSQRGLAYYDLGDYRTAIEDYTQAIRLSPNDAKAYSNRGLARSAAGDKTGAMADFTQALQISPKQAGVYYSRGRARFNLADYQGAMEDYTKAIELQPDLADAYTNRCSAYLNLATYDKAIADCTEGIRLDPKDEAAYNNRCVAYLNLKQFQKASEDCSLTIGLNGNNPKAYSNRGLARSASGDKQGALEDFTQAIRLNPSDAVAYSNRGTIYSELKNYPLAVEDFAHSLRLNPNNASAFYSRGLVRRQLKDRTGAIEDFQKAATLFLEQGRADGFQNAQAQINDPK from the coding sequence ATGATTGGTCAACTTCTAGACAGACGTTACCGCATCATTAAAGTCACAGACTCAAGTGAGGTGGGAAAAACTTATCTAGCAGCAGATACTCACCGTCCCGGGTATCCGCAATGCACGGTTAGAGAAATGCGACTCCCCGGCACAAGTTCGCAAACTCCAGAATTAGTCAAAGTTATATTTCAAAGAAACGCAGAAATAATTGAAAAATTGGGAAAACACGACAAAATTCCCGAATTATTGGCGTATTTTGAGGAAAATCAAAGTTTATACTTAATTGAAGAATTTATTGCAGGCTCACCTTTAAGTCAAGAACTAATACCCGGTAAACCTTGGGATGAAGACCAAGTAATTGGTCTGCTATCAGAAATATTAGAAATTTTGGTGTTCATACACGAGAAGGGTTTTATTCACCGCAGAATTCAACCAGACAGAGCGATCCGGCGCGAGTCAGACGGCAAATTTGTATTGGTTGACTTTAGCTTAGACAAAGAAATTAACCCGGAACTTGCTAATTGCCATTTGTTGGCGCAAACTTCCCCCAACTCTATTAAATGGCATGAGGCAAAAACAGAGGATTTGGCGGCCCAGGAGTTATACGTGCCGATCGAGCAATTGAGCGGCAACCCCCGTTACAATAGCGACATCTACGCTCTAGGTACGATCGCCCAGCTTGCCGTCACGGGACTCTCACCCAAGGAACTGAGTGCCTTAAAACACAACAAAAACGAAATTGCCTGGCGAAACCGGGCAACTTGTTCGGCAGCCCTAGCAGATATGATCGATCGAATGGTGCGCCCTGACTGCGAGGAACGTTATCAGGAGGCCGCCGAAGTTTTAGCAGACCTCAAACAAATCGCCGTAAAATTGGAGGTTGAGCCGCCGCCAGCCACAATCATCACGGACGCTATGAGCCAACTGCGAAGACAAAGCCAAACCAAACTCCTGCTGTTGGCTGCCACAGCAGCAGCTTTAATCTTGACTGCTGTCATAATTTCATTTTGGCAGAGTCAAAATCCGGCGAGGTCAAAAGAATGGTTGGCCCGCGGCGTTACCAAGGCGCAGCAAGGTGACACAACAGGCGCGATCGCCGATTATACTCAAGCGATCGCCCTGAATGCCAGCGATGCGGAAAGTTACTACAAGCGGGCCAACGCTCGCTACGACACGGGCGCAACCGAGCAAGCAATAGAGGATTACACGCAAGCCATTAAAGTCAATCCCAGCCACACCAAAGCTCTCTACAATCGAGGTATGGCCCGCCTCGACATCGGGGACAAGCGGGGGGCCGTGGAAGATTTCACCCAAGTAGTGCGACTGAATCCCAGCGACGGTGAGGCATACTCTCAGCGGGGTTTAGCCTACTACGATTTGGGCGACTACCGCACGGCAATTGAAGACTACACTCAAGCAATTCGGCTCAGTCCCAACGATGCTAAAGCTTACAGCAATCGGGGTTTAGCTCGATCGGCGGCCGGCGACAAAACAGGGGCAATGGCAGATTTTACTCAAGCCCTTCAAATTAGCCCCAAACAAGCTGGCGTATACTACAGTCGCGGTCGAGCGAGATTTAATCTGGCAGATTATCAAGGAGCGATGGAAGATTATACTAAGGCGATCGAATTGCAACCAGATCTCGCTGATGCTTATACCAATCGGTGCAGCGCTTACTTGAATTTGGCCACCTACGACAAAGCGATTGCAGATTGCACCGAAGGAATTCGCCTCGATCCAAAAGATGAAGCAGCTTACAACAACCGCTGCGTTGCTTATCTGAATTTAAAACAATTTCAAAAGGCCAGCGAAGATTGCAGTTTGACGATCGGACTCAACGGCAACAATCCCAAAGCATACAGCAATCGAGGATTAGCTCGATCGGCTTCGGGAGACAAGCAGGGAGCTTTAGAAGATTTTACTCAAGCAATTCGACTCAATCCCAGCGATGCAGTAGCTTACAGCAATCGCGGTACTATTTACTCAGAACTAAAAAATTACCCTTTAGCGGTTGAGGATTTCGCTCACTCGCTGCGGCTCAACCCCAACAATGCTAGCGCTTTTTACAGCCGAGGCCTCGTCCGCCGCCAACTCAAAGACCGTACCGGGGCGATCGAGGATTTTCAGAAAGCTGCAACCCTCTTTCTAGAACAAGGAAGAGCCGATGGTTTCCAAAACGCACAAGCACAAATCAACGACCCTAAATAA